From the Streptomyces nodosus genome, the window GGTCGTTCACCGTCGCCAGCGCTTCGCGCACCGCGTCTTCCGTAGCCATAAGGACGATGGTACGGCGCCCGGAGGCGGCCCAGGGAAGCCCGTCAGCCGTCGTCCGTGTCACGTCCGCCCGGCCGTTCGGCGGGGAAGGGGGCCTGTCCGTCGGGCCGCCGTCGGCCGTCCAGTTCCCGCACGAGGTCCTGGAGCTCGGAACGGATCCAGTCGCGGGTGGCGACCTCGCCGAGGCCGGTGCGCAGCGCGGCCACCTCCCGGGTCAGATACTCGGTGTCCGCGATCGACCGCTCGTTCTGCTTGCGGTCCTGTTCGAGGTTGACCCGGTCGCGGTCGTCCTGGCGGTTCTGCGCCAGCAGGATCAGCGGGGCCGCGTAGGAGGCCTGCAGGGACAGCATCAGGGTCAGAAAGATGAACGGGTACGGGTCGAAGCGCAGCGGGCGCGGCGCGGTCACGTTCCACACCAGCCAGACGACGATGACCACCGTCATCCAGACGATGAACCGCCCGGTGCCCAGGAACCGTGCGATCCGCTCCGACATGCGTCCGAAGGCTTCCGGGTCCCACTCGGGCAGCACCCGGGTGCGCCGGGGCTGCGGCTGGTCCAGCCGGATGCGGGAGCGGGCGGAGGCGGTCGAGCCGGAGGGGCCCCTGTCGCGCTCAGCTGCCATCGGCGGCCCCCTCCTCGGTCAGGTCGAACTCCGTCTCCCGCCAGTCCTCCGGCAGCATGTGGTCCAGTACGTCGTCCACGGTCACCGCGCCGAGCAGCGAGCCGGACTCGTCGACGACGGGCGCGGCGACCATGTCGTAGGTCGCGAAGAAACCGGCCACCACGGGCAGCGGCGCGTCCGGGGCCAGGGGCTGTAGA encodes:
- a CDS encoding DUF1003 domain-containing protein, which translates into the protein MAAERDRGPSGSTASARSRIRLDQPQPRRTRVLPEWDPEAFGRMSERIARFLGTGRFIVWMTVVIVVWLVWNVTAPRPLRFDPYPFIFLTLMLSLQASYAAPLILLAQNRQDDRDRVNLEQDRKQNERSIADTEYLTREVAALRTGLGEVATRDWIRSELQDLVRELDGRRRPDGQAPFPAERPGGRDTDDG